A stretch of DNA from Rhizobium sp. EC-SD404:
CACTGGATCACAACACGGCTTCTGTCGCCGCCTTTTGCCGTGACCTTAAATCCGTGACCGTGAGGATTGAGCAGACCGGTTATTGCTGCGCGCGTGATCGGCATGGCACCCAACAGCTGGCTCACATCGTTGACGATCGGCACGATCAGACCGCGTGAAATGAAGTTCATTACAAAAAGCAGCCATATAAAATATACGCCAAAATAGTTGACGACATCGGCGACCGATGCATCGACGACAATTATTCCAAAGTACCAGTAGAGCAGCGGATAAATGATCGTCGCGAGCTTAAATGAGAAGGCAGTCAGCCAGTAGACAACCGAGTCAAGCACGCTCCAGCGATCGCGAAGCCGTAAGTTCGACCGGGCGAATGGGTGCAGGCGACTTCGCGCGATCTGCATCAAGCCGAGACACCAACGCGCGCGTTGGGTGACATATTCCTTCAACCCCTCCGGTGCCAATCCTTCCGTTAACGCCTCATTGAGATAGACCGTACGGTGGCCTGCATCCTGCAGAGCCAAGGTCAGCATGAAATCTTCGGTGACGCTGTCGGTTGGGAAACCTCCGATATCACGCACAGCCGTCCAGCGGATCACGGAAGATGTGCCGCAGCAGAAAGCAATGCCCCAGGCATCGCGCGCTGGTTCCAGATGGTCGAAGAAGAAGCGCTGTTCGTCCGGATACGACCGCGAGAGACCAAGATTGTGCTGGATTGGATCTGTGTTGAAGAAGTGCTGCGGTGTTTGCACGAGCCCGACATCAGTCTCGTGGAACAGCGGTAGCGTACGTGCGATGAAGTTGCGATGAGGGACAAAATCCGCATCAAGGACGGCTATGAAGTCCGGTGGAATCGGGTCGTTGGCAAGCACATCGAGCGCGTTGTTGATGTTGCCGGCCTTTGAGCCCTTGTTGTCGTCGCGCCGGACATAGCGCACGCCCATGTCGTCACAATACAACTTGAGCCAGTCTCGCCGACCGTCATCGAGCACCAGCGTTTCCACAGTCGGATGATCAATGCCGAGACAACCGACGATCGTTCGTTCGAGTACCTCGCGGTCCTCATTGTAGGTGGCAATCAACATCGCAACCTTGGGAACACGATCTGGCTTCCACCACTCCCCAACCTCCGTGGCTTCGAGTGACCGGTTTCTATGCCTCATCAAGATCGTAAAGGCGGATAGCGATGAAAGTAGCGCTCCCGCTTCCATGATAAAAAAGGACCAACTGGCGAGGAAGTCCCAGCTCAAATCAATCGGTGCGAGTGTCTCGGAAAACCTCCACCAGATGTAGCGAAGCGAAAGTACGATCGCGATCGAAAACAAGAACACGCGGTCGAGGGTGCGGTCTCTTTCCAAGACGAGCGGCAGCACCATTATAAGCCCCGCGACGAGCCCGAGCTGCACCACACTCGACGCCAGCTCCGACAGATAGACTGGCGGAAACATGGCTTAAGCCCCCATCAGGCCGCGTATCCAATCAAGCGGTCGGCTTTCAAAATATGCCCTCCCTGTACGCCCGATCAAGCAGCGCAATTGAGGCTCGGAGCGCAGCGCCGGTACGAGAAGCGCAACGTCGAACCTTTCTAGGTGCCGTTCGCTCGGCGCGATGGCGAGGCTTTGATACACGCTCTGGGCTCCCGATCCCGCAAGGCGGGTGATGGTGCCATCCAGTACGATGTTCGATCCGCCGAGCGCAAACCGTGCGGGTGTGCCGACTGCGAGTCGATTGTAAACGTTCTCAGTCACGCTCAACGTGACGAAGGCACTATCGCAATCGACGAGGCGAAGCACGCTTTCCCCCCGTTGCACCGTCTCTCCGTCGATAGCAGAGCGATCCCAGAGCAGACCGTTGACGTTGGCCGCGAGAGCATTGGAGTTAAGCCGGTTGACACGGCGGCGCTCTGCTTCGATCCGCTGATCGAGTGCTGCACCCAATTGTTCCTGGGCGATGAGCTCGGCATCGAGTTCCCGGACGCGCAGAGATAATTCCGAAATGCGTTGCTCAGAATAAGGCGCATCGTTGTAGCCGTCACCGAGAAAGGTGCCACGCTGCGCAGACTG
This window harbors:
- a CDS encoding cellulose synthase catalytic subunit → MFPPVYLSELASSVVQLGLVAGLIMVLPLVLERDRTLDRVFLFSIAIVLSLRYIWWRFSETLAPIDLSWDFLASWSFFIMEAGALLSSLSAFTILMRHRNRSLEATEVGEWWKPDRVPKVAMLIATYNEDREVLERTIVGCLGIDHPTVETLVLDDGRRDWLKLYCDDMGVRYVRRDDNKGSKAGNINNALDVLANDPIPPDFIAVLDADFVPHRNFIARTLPLFHETDVGLVQTPQHFFNTDPIQHNLGLSRSYPDEQRFFFDHLEPARDAWGIAFCCGTSSVIRWTAVRDIGGFPTDSVTEDFMLTLALQDAGHRTVYLNEALTEGLAPEGLKEYVTQRARWCLGLMQIARSRLHPFARSNLRLRDRWSVLDSVVYWLTAFSFKLATIIYPLLYWYFGIIVVDASVADVVNYFGVYFIWLLFVMNFISRGLIVPIVNDVSQLLGAMPITRAAITGLLNPHGHGFKVTAKGGDRSRVVIQWGIMRPFLLLFALTWIGVTVGIVFDALNYRDAGEGKTVILFWTVYNLFVLAVTIIACVELPRRERHFGDKPERTLMRSEGKLSRVWLTSLTQEAARVRGISLTKDDDILISIRGVGEVVGKVETVTADGGVLGLSPDAHQFQSLLRRFYADGDAPGVSSTRLSAIIGDAARRFSFANRQ
- a CDS encoding HlyD family efflux transporter periplasmic adaptor subunit → MRYTRLIVGFALILGALYIIFAEQLSGASADAVVNAQVTTVRAPIAGTLELPQRALGSAVGAGEALGSISDLLVDNIRLNDLVQERAVVDAQMARLNDAIEANRASIELLRERARIYGVERVRQLEAQLRAANALVVVAESRLGSSETALARSTELSTRGLESAVSFERAQSLVETSRAEIDNAREQATAIEIALQSAQRGTFLGDGYNDAPYSEQRISELSLRVRELDAELIAQEQLGAALDQRIEAERRRVNRLNSNALAANVNGLLWDRSAIDGETVQRGESVLRLVDCDSAFVTLSVTENVYNRLAVGTPARFALGGSNIVLDGTITRLAGSGAQSVYQSLAIAPSERHLERFDVALLVPALRSEPQLRCLIGRTGRAYFESRPLDWIRGLMGA